Genomic DNA from Pelosinus sp. UFO1:
GCTTTAGGTCCTAGGCGCTTTAACCAACGAGCTACCATCCATTGTGGGTGAAAGTATTTTAAAGATAAAAAGCTAAGAATATCCTTCTCCCGATCTGGATATACCACCTTATCAGTTCCGCGACCCGCATTACGTAGGACAGCATTAACAAATTTAACAGTACCAGCATGTCCATACTTTTTAGTCAGTTCTACGGCCTGATTACAGGCTGCCGATACTGGCACTTTAGACAAAAAGAAGATTTGATACATACCCATACGTAAAATATTCAAAATAATTGGGGCTACTTTATCTAATGATCTGGTGACATAATGACCTATAATCCAATCTAATGTCTTACCAGCTTTAATCGTACCATATACTAATTCTGTAACGAAACGACGATCTTGATCGGATATTTTATGACGATTGATCTCCCTTACCAAAGCTATATTTGCATAAGCTTTATTATTTGTTACATCATTTATAACCTTTAGCGCAATCTCTCTAGCATCCATATATTCACCTTTTACACCTTTATATATTAAGAAATGAAATCTTTTACCGCTTCCTCTACTCGTTTAACATCAATTCGTGTGTTGCAACAAGGCCCATTCGGCCTTTCATTTAACACACCAATAACTGGAAGTGGAAAAACGTCCTGAATACCACTTGTCAAATCTCGTTCACAAGCAATGGCGAGCACTGCATGGGGACGAAGGGTTTTTATAACTTTTCGGGCTAATGTCCCTCCAGTAGAAATTGTTACATGTACCCCATATTTTTCTGAGATGGTTAGCAAATCTCCAACCTGACAAGCTCCACATTTACGACAATTGGCAATATCATGAGTCACTTTATATTGGCATAATTCTTGCTGAATACAATGAGGTGTAAGAATTAATAATTTATCAGGTGAAACTTTAATGTGTTTCTGATGAATTAAATAATTACTCACCTCAATAAAAGAACGTTCTACTCTTTCTTTTTCTACATCAAAAATTTTTCCAATTTGGATGGCCAGAGGAAATAGCAAGTTAATTGCAGACCACGCTGGTCCTTGAAACAAAGATAAGGTAGAAAAACCTAAGATGGCTAAAATAATGCCGCCAACCCCAATCCCAATAGCCAATAAAACCATTCCTAACAAAACTCCAAGAACAACTGGCAGAAAAGTACTAATATTAGCGAGACCAGGAAAACTGACCATCCACAATCCATAGGTAGAAAGAGTGGCTAAAAACAGACTAGCCAATATGAGCGCCAAAAACAATCGTTTCTTGGGACGAGCTATCACCTCAATCACTACCATTCACCTTCTATTCTAATATGTCGCCAACACGCAGCCCATAACCACAAGTAAAGTCACTTGCGCTCATACGCCTTTTACTGTCAGGCTGAATTTCTAAAACTTCTAGCATTCCCTGCCCTGCTTCTACTACAAAACCATCTGCAGTAATCTTTGTTATTCTACCAGGATGAGTTACTACCTCGTCAGACGGATAAACCCTAGTCCGCCAGGTTTTTAGGTTTTTACCTTGGTAACAACAATAAGCACCGGGCCAAGGATTGAGTCCCCTGACTAAGTTATGTATATCTAACGCTGACGCTTGCCACTTAATACGCTCTAATTCTCTATTTAGCATAGAAGCATAGGTAGCAGATGCATGATTTTGTGCCGTACGCGGTGCTTTATTACCCGCAATTAATTTTATTGTTTCACTAAGAACGTTAGCACCAACACACTTCAACTTATCATGAATGTCCCCAGTCGTTTCCGTTTCTCCAATGGATACCTCTTCCTTTAGTATCATATCACCAGTATCCATTCCAATGTCCATATACATAGTAGTAACACCTGTAATTTTATCCCCTTTAATAACGGACCAATGAATCGGTGCAGCTCCACGATAAAGAGGCAATAAGGAGGCATGCACGTTAATACAACCTAATAAAGGTAAATCTAATATACTTTTAGGTAGTAATTGTCCAAATGCAACAACAATAATAATATCCGGTTTTAATAAAGATAATTCAGCTTGGAACGCAGCCTCTTTTACTTTAGCTGGTTGCAAAACAGGTAAACCATAACTTAGTGCTGCTTGTTTGACTGGCGATTCAGCTAATTTCTGCCCCCGCCCTTTGGGACGATCTGGCTGGGTTACTACTGCAATAACATTATAGTTATCTGCCATTAATTTATCCAAACAAGGGACGGCAAAATCTGGCGTCCCCATAAATACCACACGTAAATTTGACATCTTATTTACCCCTATGAATGGTTTGCGCTTTTTCAATAAATAATATGCCATCCAGATGATCAATTTCATGCTGTAAGGCTCTAGATAACAAACCAGTTCCTGTAATACTTATATTTTTCCCAAAACGGTTTAACCCAGTCACTGTAACTTCCGCAAATCGTTCTACTTCGCCAAAAACACCTGGTATACTTAGACAACCTTCATTTCCCAGTTCACAGCCTTCACTTTTCGTAATAACTGGATTTATTAGTTCAATCAACTCTTCATTTACATCAATCACGATCACTCTAAGAGACACACCGACTTGGGGTGCTGCCAAGCCTACTCCATCGGCACTATACATTGTCTGTGCCATATCATCAAGAAGTTTCCTAATTCTTTTATCAACATGTAACACTGGCTCCGCTTTCGTTTTTAATACCTTATCGCCAGCTTTTCGAACTTCCATTATAGCCATAAAAACCTCCTAGTGGATAAATCATGCCAAAATTCTATCATAGAAACATATAAAAATCCACGTTTAATATAAACAATATTTTTCACATAATACTAACTGGTTCAACATCAATAATAATATCTGGTCGCGAAGTTAGGCCCATCGCAACTATATGAGGCTTTACGTCCACAAGATTGTCTGTTTTTACAATGATATTCATACGAAAAATATCATTTACCTTAGCAACAGGGGCTGGAAATGGCCCTATTACTTCTATATTTTTATTTTCTTTTACTAGACTTCGTAATTCTGTTATTAGCTTATCAGCTTGATTACGAGCCTTTCCTTCCTCATCAGCCTGAACTGTAAGTTTAAGAATTTGACCATAGGGTGGGTAAGAAAGGGCTTTACGAAAACCGATTTCAGCATCATAAAAGCTTCGGTAATCATGCTCAGCACCCGCTTTTACTGCATAATGCTCGGGATTATAAGTTTGAACTACAACTTTGCCTGCCTTCTCACCACGCCCTGCCCGACCTGCGGCCTGAGTTAATAAGGCAAACACACGCTCTGCTGCCCTAAAGTCAGGTAAATTCAATATACTATCAGCTGCTATGATACCCACTGCCGTAACACTTTTTACATCATGCCCTTTAGCTACCATTTGCGTACCAAGTAAAATATCATATTCGCCTTTTGAAAATCCATCTAAAATACGATCATAAGCCATCTTCCCGCCAGTAGTATCTTGGTCCATCCGCACTATACGTACATCCGGAAATAGTTTCATTAACTCTTCTTGCAATTTTTGCGTGCCTGTGCCAAAGAATCGAATATAACGACTACTGCATTCTGGACAAACATCGGGCACCTCTTCAACACATTGGCAGTAATGACACTTCAGTTTTTTACCTATAGAATGGTACACTAAAGAAATATCACAATGCTTGCATCGTACAATATGCCCACATTCTCGACACATTACAAAGGTAGCATAACCACGACGATTCAATAAAATAATAGCCTGCTCACCACGGTTTATTGTCTCAGTTAGCAATTCTTGCAAAGGCAAGGAGATGACACTACGCCTTTTATTACGTAATTCTTCACGCATATCAACA
This window encodes:
- a CDS encoding DUF116 domain-containing protein produces the protein MIEVIARPKKRLFLALILASLFLATLSTYGLWMVSFPGLANISTFLPVVLGVLLGMVLLAIGIGVGGIILAILGFSTLSLFQGPAWSAINLLFPLAIQIGKIFDVEKERVERSFIEVSNYLIHQKHIKVSPDKLLILTPHCIQQELCQYKVTHDIANCRKCGACQVGDLLTISEKYGVHVTISTGGTLARKVIKTLRPHAVLAIACERDLTSGIQDVFPLPVIGVLNERPNGPCCNTRIDVKRVEEAVKDFIS
- the fmt gene encoding methionyl-tRNA formyltransferase, with the translated sequence MSNLRVVFMGTPDFAVPCLDKLMADNYNVIAVVTQPDRPKGRGQKLAESPVKQAALSYGLPVLQPAKVKEAAFQAELSLLKPDIIIVVAFGQLLPKSILDLPLLGCINVHASLLPLYRGAAPIHWSVIKGDKITGVTTMYMDIGMDTGDMILKEEVSIGETETTGDIHDKLKCVGANVLSETIKLIAGNKAPRTAQNHASATYASMLNRELERIKWQASALDIHNLVRGLNPWPGAYCCYQGKNLKTWRTRVYPSDEVVTHPGRITKITADGFVVEAGQGMLEVLEIQPDSKRRMSASDFTCGYGLRVGDILE
- the def gene encoding peptide deformylase is translated as MAIMEVRKAGDKVLKTKAEPVLHVDKRIRKLLDDMAQTMYSADGVGLAAPQVGVSLRVIVIDVNEELIELINPVITKSEGCELGNEGCLSIPGVFGEVERFAEVTVTGLNRFGKNISITGTGLLSRALQHEIDHLDGILFIEKAQTIHRGK